The genomic stretch ACAGATCCAAAGATGTTAGCACATTTATTAAAATATGACACTGCTCAGGGCGGATATGCTGGATACTATGGTGAGGGTATTCACACGGTAGAAGCTTCCGAGGACTCCATTACTGTAGATGGTAAGACTATTAAAATTTATGCTCAGGCAAAAGCAGCTGAACTTCCATGGGGAGAGATCGGCGTTGATGTAGTTCTTGAGTGTACAGGATTCTACTGCTCTAAGGACAAAGCTCAGGCTCACATTGATGCAGGTGCTAAGAAGGTTGTTATCTCCGCTCCGGCAGGAAACGATCTTCCAACCGTTGTTTACAGCGTAAATGAGAATGTATTAACAGCAGATGACAAGATCATCTCCGCTGCTTCCTGTACAACAAACTGCCTCGCTCCTATGGCTAAGACTCTTAATGATTATGCACCGATCCAGTCCGGTATCATGAGCACAATTCATGCTTACACAGGCGATCAGATGATCCTTGACGGACCTCACAGAAAAGGTGATTTAAGAAGAGCAAGAGCTGGCGCTGCCAACATCGTTCCAAACTCCACCGGTGCTGCAAAGGCAATCGGTCTGGTTATTCCGGAATTAAACGGCAAGTTAATCGGTTCCGCACAGCGTGTTCCGGTTCCGACAGGCTCCACTACCATCTTAACAGCAGTTGTTAAGGGCGCAGACGTAACCAAGGAAGGCATTAATGCAGCTATGAAGGCAGCAGCAAGCGATTCCTTCGGATACAATACAGATGAAATCGTTTCCTCTGATGTTGTTGGTATGAGATTTGGTTCTTTATTCGATTCTACTCAGACCATGGTTTCCAAGATTGGCGATGATTTATATCAGGTTCAGGTTGTTTCATGGTATGACAACGAGAACTCCTATACAAGCCAGATGGTTCGTACAATTAAGTACTTTGCTGAATTAGGCTAATGATCCACAAAGGGTCCGGTCGTTATGGACCGGGCCTTTTATTTTTTAAATCTTGAAGAATAAAGGAAACGCCTTACAGGTATTCCTTTATGCCCAAAAAGAACGGGTAATAAATAGGAAACACCTTATAGGCATCCCTTTATGCCCAGAAAACATGGGCAATAAATAGGAAAGGAGCATTGAAATATGCTTAATAAGAAAACAGTTGATGATTTGTCCGGATTACAGGGAAAGAAAGTTTTAGTGAGATGTGATTTTAACGTGCCGTTAAAGGATGGAGTGATTCAGAACTTCAACCGTATTGACGGAGCCGTTCCTACGATTAAGAAATTATTAGACCAGGGCGCAAAAGTGATTCTTTGTTCCCATTTAGGAAAGCCGAAGGGCGAGCCTCTTCCTGAGTTGTCTCTGGAACCGGTTGCTCCTGCTTTAAGTGAAAGACTTGGGGTGGAAGTTAAATTTGTAAACGATCCAAAGGTAACAGGTCCTGAGACCAGAAAGATTGCTGAAGAATTAAAGGATGGAGAAGTTCTGCTGCTTCAGAACACCCGTTACAGAGTGGAAGAGACTAAGTACGGCAAGGATGAGAGCGCAGATGAGTATGCAAAAGAGCTGGCTTCCCTTTGCGACGGCATTTTCGTAAACGACGCATTCGGTACCGCTCACAGGGCTCACTGCTCCAATGTAGGCGTTACCAAATACACAACAACCAACGTAGTTGGTTATCTGATGGAAAAGGAAATCAAATTCCTGGGCCAGGCAGTTGAGAATCCAGTACGTCCTTTCGTGGCAATTCTGGGTGGAGCAAAGGTTTCCGATAAGATCAACGTAATCAATAACCTGCTTGACAAGGTTGATACACTGATCATCGGCGGCGGCATGGCTTATACCTTTGCAAAGGCTCAGGGCAAGGAGATCGGAAATTCCTTATGTGAAGAAGATAAGCTTGACTATGCTTTAGAGATGATTAAAAAAGCAGAGGATAAGGGCGTTAAACTGCTTCTTCCTGTAGATAACTTAGAAGGCAAGGAGTTTTCTAATGATACAGAAAGAAAGGTAGTAAGCGAGATTGATCCAGGCTGGTCAGGATTTGATATCGGACCAAAATCCATTGAACTTTTTAAGGATGCTTTAAAGGGCGCCAAGACTGTTGTTTGGAACGGACCGATGGGCGTATTTGAATTCTCTAATTTTGCAGAAGGTACTTTAGAGGTATGCCGTGCAGTTGCAGAGCTTTCCGATGCAACTACAGTTATCGGAGGCGGTGACTCCGTAAATGCGGTTAAGAGACTTGGTTTTGCTGACAAGATGACTCATATCTCTACAGGCGGCGGTGCTTCTCTGGAATTCTTAGAAGGCAAGGAACTGCCAGGCGTTGCTGCAGCAGATAATAAATAAGAAATCCGACTTACGATACCGGCCCGGACAAAGAATGACTGTCCGGGCCTTGCAAACAGGAGATCCCGGTCTTCTGAATGACAAACATAAAGGAAGGTTGATACTATGTCCAGAAAGAAAATTATTGCAGGTAACTGGAAGATGAATATGACTCCAACCGAAGCGGTTGAACTGGTGAATACATTAAAGCCTCTGGTGGCAAATGATGAGGTAGACGTTATTTTCTGCGTTCCGGCTATTGATATTATACCGGCAATTGAAGCTGCAAAGGGAACAAATATCCACATCGGTGCTGAAAATATGTACTATGAGGATAAAGGAGCCTACACCGGAGAGATTTCTCCCGCCATGTTAAAAGATGCAGGCGTGAAATACGTGGTAATCGGCCATTCCGAAAGAAGGGAATACTTTGCGGAATCAGATGAAACCGTAAACAAAAAGGTTTTAAAAGCCTTTGAATACGGTATCACTCCTATTGTTTGCTGCGGAGAAACACTGACCCAGAGAGAACAGGGAATCACTCTTGACTGGATCCGCCAGCAGATTAAGATCGCTTTCTTAAATGTACCGGCAGAGAATGCAGCCAATGCGGTAATCGCTTATGAGCCGATCTGGGCCATCGGTACCGGAAAAGTTGCTACAACTGAGCAGGCGCAGGAGGTTTGCGGCGCGATCCGTGAATGCATCGCTGAAATCTATGACGAAGCTACAGCGGAAGCGATCCGCATCCAGTATGGCGGTTCCGTATCTGCAGCAAGTGCACCGGAATTATTTGCACAGCCTGATATTGACGGCGGCCTGGTTGGCGGTGCTTCCTTAAAACCAGAGTTTGGAAAGATCGTAAATTACAATAAATAAGTGGGTAAAAGCTGCTGCCCCTTCCTTAAATGGTGGGGAAGGCAGCTTTTTCCTCATAATAAAGGTGGGTACCGGAGCCTGGTTATTATTTCATCATTCACCGGTTGCAAGAAATGGGTAAATCATGTAAAATATATACTGTGAGACAATGATTTCTTTAAGATTTCCCACGCTTATGAGGCATAACGATATAGATGTAAGATGCTTCTATTACAATAGAACAAAGAAGAGAAAAAGGAGAACTAGTTATGAGCAGAAAACCGATTGTATTAATGATACTTGATGGTTATGGATTAAATGATAACTGCGACCATAACGCTGTTTGTGAAGGCAAGACCCCGATCATGGATCAGCTTATGAGCCAGTACCCATTTGTGAAAGGTAATGCCAGCGGACTGGCAGTAGGCCTTCCTGACGGACAGATGGGAAACTCAGAAGTAGGACATTTAAATATGGGCGCAGGCCGTATCGTATATCAGGAGCTTACCAGGATTACAAAGTCCATAGAAGACGGTGATTTTTTTGAGGTGGCTGAATTTTTACAGGCAGTGGAAAACTGTAAGAAATCCGGATCAGCCCTTCATATGTGGGGCCTGGTATCCGACGGCGGAGTTCACAGCCACAACACCCATATTTACGGCCTATTAGAACTGGCAAAGAGAAACGGCCTTGATAAGGTCTATGTTCATTGCTTCTTAGATGGACGTGACACGCCTCCGGCTTCCGGAAAGAGCTTTGTGGAAGCATTAGAAGCAAAGATGAAGGAGATCGGTGTAGGTAAAGTTGCATCGGTCATGGGCCGCTACTATGCAATGGACAGAGATAACCGCTGGGACCGTGTGGAACGGGCATACAATGCCCTGGCAAAGGGAGAAGGAAACCATACGGAATCGGCAGCTGCCGGAATCCAGGCTTCCTATGACAAAGGGGTTAACGATGAATTTGTGGAGCCATTTGTTGTGACAGAAGATGGAAAACCGTTAGCTACGGTGAAAGACGGCGATTCCGTGATCTTCTTTAACTTCCGTCCTGACCGGGCAAGAGAAATAACCAGGGCATTCTGTGATGATGAGTTTAAGGGATTTCCAAGAGAAAAGCGCCTGAACCTGACTTATGTATGCTTTACGGATTACGATGAAACCATTAAAAACAAGCTGGTTGCTTTCAAGAAAGAATCCATTACAAATACCTTTGGCGAATTTTTGGCTCAGAACAACATGACACAGGCCAGAATTGCTGAAACTGAAAAGTATGCGCATGTAACCTTTTTCTTTAACGGCGGAGTGGAAGAGCCGAATAAGGGAGAGGACAGGATCCTGGTTCCTTCTCCAAAGGTTGCCACCTATGATCTGCAGCCTGAGATGAGCGCTCCCATTGTATGCGATAAGCTGGTAGAGGCGATCAAATCAGGAAAATATGATGTGATCATCATAAACTTTGCAAACCCTGATATGGTTGGTCATACGGGAATCGAAGACGCAGCCATTAAGGCGATTGAAACTGTGGACACTTGTGTAGGAAGAACTGTTGAGGCGATCAAGGAAACAGAGGGAATTCTGTTCATCTGCGCTGATCATGGAAATGCAGAACAGCTTTTGGATTATGAGACAGGAGAGCCATTTACCGCCCATACCACCAATCCGGTTCCGTTTGTCCTGGTAAATGCTGACCCGGCTTATAAGTTAAGAGAAGGCGGCTGCCTGGCAGATATCGCTCCTACTCTGATTGAACTGATGGGATTAAAACAGCCAAAAGAGATGACAGGAAAATCATTACTCGTGAAATGAGTTTAATTATGCCAAAAATAAGGGCTTTCCAGTGATTGTGCTGGGCAGCCCTCATTTTTGTATACGAATTAACCTTTCCTATCCGGTGGCAGCAGGCTTACTTTATGTAAACTGTAAATTAAATTTGTCCATATTTTTTTTATGCTTCCATTTCTAATGAAAATAAGATAGAATAGAGAAAGATATCTTAGGAAGGGTTTCAGATGAGTATTCGAATCAGATTTTCTTTGGAGCCAAAGAAAAAAATATTTTCAGGAATAGTCTGGAATGGCCAGTCAGCGGAAGGTATGGCAAAAGAGCTGGCAAAGGAAATGGGGTACCGCTGTTTTAGGATCGAAGGATTTTTGATTGTACAGCTATGCCAGGAAGGCTATGTCTGGCTTAAGTGGAGCAAAGGCAAGCTTCAGGGAGAGAGTCAGACGAACATTGCCGGCCCTGGCTTTCATGCGGCAGCCATCGATTTTTTGGAGAGGCTGGCCAAAAAAGAAAAGCTTAAGCTCAGGCTCGAGGACAGGACCGGATATTATATAAAGAGGGACTTTCTTGCCATGAGACAGAAATACTTTTACCAGTGGTTTTCTGATCTTATGAAGTTGGTATCCGGATGGAGCGGGGATGGGGAATACATGTTTTGCTGGCCTGCGGTCTATTATATACCGGATCGTCAGGAGGGGAAACTGGTCACCCATATTCGGTCATTTTCTTTTAAAGAGATAAAAGGAATGATGCATTCTGGTAT from Lacrimispora sphenoides JCM 1415 encodes the following:
- the gap gene encoding type I glyceraldehyde-3-phosphate dehydrogenase, which encodes MAVKVAINGFGRIGRLAFRQMFGAEGYEVVAINDLTDPKMLAHLLKYDTAQGGYAGYYGEGIHTVEASEDSITVDGKTIKIYAQAKAAELPWGEIGVDVVLECTGFYCSKDKAQAHIDAGAKKVVISAPAGNDLPTVVYSVNENVLTADDKIISAASCTTNCLAPMAKTLNDYAPIQSGIMSTIHAYTGDQMILDGPHRKGDLRRARAGAANIVPNSTGAAKAIGLVIPELNGKLIGSAQRVPVPTGSTTILTAVVKGADVTKEGINAAMKAAASDSFGYNTDEIVSSDVVGMRFGSLFDSTQTMVSKIGDDLYQVQVVSWYDNENSYTSQMVRTIKYFAELG
- a CDS encoding phosphoglycerate kinase, producing the protein MLNKKTVDDLSGLQGKKVLVRCDFNVPLKDGVIQNFNRIDGAVPTIKKLLDQGAKVILCSHLGKPKGEPLPELSLEPVAPALSERLGVEVKFVNDPKVTGPETRKIAEELKDGEVLLLQNTRYRVEETKYGKDESADEYAKELASLCDGIFVNDAFGTAHRAHCSNVGVTKYTTTNVVGYLMEKEIKFLGQAVENPVRPFVAILGGAKVSDKINVINNLLDKVDTLIIGGGMAYTFAKAQGKEIGNSLCEEDKLDYALEMIKKAEDKGVKLLLPVDNLEGKEFSNDTERKVVSEIDPGWSGFDIGPKSIELFKDALKGAKTVVWNGPMGVFEFSNFAEGTLEVCRAVAELSDATTVIGGGDSVNAVKRLGFADKMTHISTGGGASLEFLEGKELPGVAAADNK
- the tpiA gene encoding triose-phosphate isomerase; protein product: MSRKKIIAGNWKMNMTPTEAVELVNTLKPLVANDEVDVIFCVPAIDIIPAIEAAKGTNIHIGAENMYYEDKGAYTGEISPAMLKDAGVKYVVIGHSERREYFAESDETVNKKVLKAFEYGITPIVCCGETLTQREQGITLDWIRQQIKIAFLNVPAENAANAVIAYEPIWAIGTGKVATTEQAQEVCGAIRECIAEIYDEATAEAIRIQYGGSVSAASAPELFAQPDIDGGLVGGASLKPEFGKIVNYNK
- the gpmI gene encoding 2,3-bisphosphoglycerate-independent phosphoglycerate mutase, whose protein sequence is MSRKPIVLMILDGYGLNDNCDHNAVCEGKTPIMDQLMSQYPFVKGNASGLAVGLPDGQMGNSEVGHLNMGAGRIVYQELTRITKSIEDGDFFEVAEFLQAVENCKKSGSALHMWGLVSDGGVHSHNTHIYGLLELAKRNGLDKVYVHCFLDGRDTPPASGKSFVEALEAKMKEIGVGKVASVMGRYYAMDRDNRWDRVERAYNALAKGEGNHTESAAAGIQASYDKGVNDEFVEPFVVTEDGKPLATVKDGDSVIFFNFRPDRAREITRAFCDDEFKGFPREKRLNLTYVCFTDYDETIKNKLVAFKKESITNTFGEFLAQNNMTQARIAETEKYAHVTFFFNGGVEEPNKGEDRILVPSPKVATYDLQPEMSAPIVCDKLVEAIKSGKYDVIIINFANPDMVGHTGIEDAAIKAIETVDTCVGRTVEAIKETEGILFICADHGNAEQLLDYETGEPFTAHTTNPVPFVLVNADPAYKLREGGCLADIAPTLIELMGLKQPKEMTGKSLLVK